In the genome of Microtus ochrogaster isolate Prairie Vole_2 chromosome 14 unlocalized genomic scaffold, MicOch1.0 chr14_random_1, whole genome shotgun sequence, the window caccactgcctggccctcaaTAGTTCTTAACAGATGAGAGCACTGGAGTTGTCAGAGGCTCcgacacagaaacacagaaaaaaattctgtctGTGGCAATTCAGTAGAACTTATTAAGTCTCATTTCCCCACTCTATAAATACTTCCCACCGTTAGCTTCTGCTCTAGAGGAAAATCATTTCAGTATCATCTATGGGTAGCAGTGTATTTTCACAGGCTTTCGACAAACCTTAAAAACTAGGTATAGATCTAAGCATCAATAATCAAATTGCAGCATTATTTACTTTAGAATAAAAaggtaaaggaaaatgaaagctaTGTGCAGACCTGCCTGGTATtcatatggagtttgctagctAGTGATATACAGTTTCATATATCATGATAGCACTTAGAAATACTTCTGTCCTTTGCTAGGGCAATTTAATTCCATGTAAACCCATTAAGAAGCATGTACTTGACAACATCAAATTCAAGCAGCTGACTACACACCTTCAATGTGTTCTCTTATGAATGGGTCATCCATGATGTTGCTGTGATTTGTTTTCAGAATCTTTTCAAATTCAGTGATGTCATTATTCTGATAGGCACTaatagaaaaaaagtataaatgttGTCACATATGAAGTAATATGTCACATCATAATCCAGAATCTGCTCAATGCTTATGTGCAAGAACCCAAGTTTACTAATGTTTCTGTCACAGAAGTCagaattaaaaatacacatacatagcCTCCCAAAAAACATTTCCAACACCACATAAACAAGTTTCCCCCAAAACTTTTaggcttatttgttttctaaaggaaaGAGTAAATGAATCTTTTTGTTTGGGAGAGGGAATGTTATACAGATACATTAGTAATTTAAGATTAATCTCAAATCTTTGTTTTGTTCAAAGttgataataaaatgtttattatattagTTGGTGTTTTCAATTAAATTGTGCATTTCTGATCCCTAATTGTTATAATGAAACAAACTAGGTTTCATGCACATTATCGAACAAAGGAACTTGGCCTTGCCTTTCAAATAAGAGAGCACATCCTTTCTGGAGAAGATATGGAAAATACAGTTTCCTAATTTTTATCTTCTAGAAAGCTACCAGCAACTGCAAACACTTTTCAAAAGGCTTGACTCTCACACCTTCCTAGCCTTAAAACCCCACCAACCTATATAGCAGAAACACACGTGACAGGAATGCcaaatgagcacacacagaggacacagagatgGACCCCCTGTTGCAGAAGGCCACAGGCTGATTTATGTCTGTAACTCTCCTTTGGGACCTGGCACCTACTCTTCAAACGACTGTGTAAGGCACTATGGGATTGCTTAAGGTGCTGAGAAGGAAGAAGCCAACCTTCTGGAATGGCACCACTGTGTGCTTTCTATGTAAGACATATCATCAACCACTCTGCACGCCCTCTGCTGTGCTTCCATCTGTTGGGTCGCAATGTAACTTCATGTTAGGGGCAGGTGATTCAAGTACTTCAACAGCAAATATTTTCCTCTAGTCTGCTGGCAACTGACTAGGAAGATAAAATTAGGAAGTATTACTTTCTTACCTACCCCAATACACTGTAATGTACAACAGGAGGCATTTTCAAGTAGTGAAAACATTGCACGTATATTTTACCTTACATACACCTATATTTTAACCAAGAGATTTTCTCATTacgtagattttatttttatttacttgtttgggTAAAAGTGAATCATTACAGTAACTTTTTGAGTTTTACTACAGATGCTTCATTGGGATAATGAGATATAATAAATACAGCACAATTATTACTCTCTAAAGTTGTAATAAAGCaattttttaatgcattttattgTACTTAGCCAATTAATATAAcattaatttctaataaaaactttcattatttccttaattttaattGATGTTTACCAAGCCAATgccataaacaaaatattttaaaagtattgtcaggtggtggtggtggcatacgcctttaatcccagcacttaggaacaaagacaggcagacctctgtgtgtacaaggctagcctggtctacagagcaagttccaagacagccggGATtgtcacagagaaatcctgccttgaaaaaccaacaacaaaaaaaatttcaaaaaaagaaaaaaattattaatgttaaacatattttaaaagtatctctAATGTTACATTTGTAGTCAAATAAGCTCAAGATAACGtaacaaatgtataaaattaaacCACTTGAAATAAGATTGGAGAAGTGCTCTTTCACAATTAAAACAAACCTGACTTGgattgtggtggcacacgcctctaatcccagcactcaggaggtagaggcaggcttatctctgtgagttcaaggccagcctggtctacaaagcgagttccaggacaggctccaaagctacacagagaaaccctgtctcgaaaaactaacaaaacaaaataaacaataacaacaacaacaaaaaaatccaaacctgATTCaacaaacatgtaaataaatgcaagcaATGGAAGAATATATTAATGTAGAATGTAAGGTATTTATAGCAAAACTTCTCCCAAAGACTTGAGTTTTACTTATGATTAAAAttaaggtttctttttctgtttttgaaccaaggtctcactatgtggccccaactggcttggaactcactatgcagaccagtctggcctcaaactcacagagatcctcccacctctgcccctcAAGTGTTGAGAAAGCATGCTTTTTATGCCTCTTATTACTGAAaatctttgatttgatttatcTTGGACCAATTCACAATTTATTTTAGACTTAAGGTAGGCAGAGCTATTAATATTGAGAAACAAAGTTTTGAGATATTTACAACTAGTTAAGACTGTcatatatgtcacacacacaaacatatggttaataaaaaaaaaccataaatgaataaaaaagaaaaaagaaaaccaagctggGCCTGGCAGTACAGGCTtccaagaggccaaggcagtaggattacaagttcaaagcAAACCTTGGCAGCTGGGTTTACTCTCCCATACtggaaacaaggaaaaaataaacacaaaacaacaaaccaaataagACTTTATACATAGTTCGTGACTAACAAGAAATAGCACAATGGCTTCTAAAGATAAAATGACATGAACTTTTGTGCCTTTTACATAAGCACACGAAACAACAGAAGCCGACTACCAACtattctctgccccctcccctctgtgAGCTGCTTTAAAGAAGTTTGCTTTGGGAAACATAAATCTTACCTTACTAAATTTGTCATTGCTAGAATTTCTGGATCATTTTTATACGGTTTGGcctaacaaagaaaaacaaaacaaaaccaaattatgtatgtgtattgaaAGAGTACTGATCAACTAAGAAGAGAACTGAAGAAAGTAGACATACCTCCTGTGAGTCAAATGGATTTATTCCTGATTTCATTAGCATATTCGCTAAGaccaaatattttaaacaagtggTTCGTCTGGGGCTTCCTGATTCATCATAATTCTTGAAAGCTTCAAAAAAATCAGTGTGTGCCTTTTCAAATTCACCTTCTCTCAAGTGCATTTTACCACCGCAttctataaagaataaaacaggagaaaaaggtACATTTTCAGCTCAGCAATAATGAGATTAATTTATGGAGATAAAATGAAGGCAACTGCATTGGCTTTTGTATGTTGTGCAAGGTAGCCACCAAGCAGTGATGGGTTTAACTATATATCCTGCATAGCAGCCCTGGGCTATACCCAGGCTTTACACATTCATCACATAAAGCAAGTTCACTGTAGATCTTTACTGCTTCTACCGAATAGGAAGTAATCTTTTGTCATTAAAAATCACAACTGTTACACTGAtaatgtgactttttaaaatagtaccTTTACTGCTGTGACCTTCTTGAAACAAGGGACCCATACGAATCTCTAACAGATTACACTATGACTTTCATACTTTACCATTTATGGtcagtaaaacagaaacaatctAAGAACCACTCAGTCCCATGCAATGACTCCAGGTATCATCCCTTCTACTTCTCTCCAACCCAAACTTGCCTCTGATGACACCCATGATCAGTGGGTGCGGGATAGCAGACTTGATGTGAAGTGATTGCTCATACAGGGCTTTgagctttttgttgttcttctgcGCTGTGTACATTTGAATCTCCAGAGCATAGATTTCTAACAACTGAGTACCTTTTTTCAGGTCATCTTCTCCATCATCAGTctaggaaaaatattttagacaaaagagaATGCAAGGACAACTGAGTAAATTTTATTGGCATTAATCTGGGAACCTTATATCCTCTCGGTATAGAAATTCATTACAGATTTACTGCATCATGACTAACTGTATAGTGACCAAAGGAGCCTTCATATGTTTTTACTATGTTGCTACTGGATAGGGAAAAGGGCACCAGAAGTttttatgagtataaaatattcatttaaagaaaaagacattcaTTCAATCACTCAAGAAGAAAAACCATATGTGCACCTTAAGTGTATGATTGTGCATTCCTGTATCAGGTGTCGTCATTTTCTGCCttgtctcttgagacagggtctcccactgaacctgaagATCACTGTTTATTCAGTTAGGATGGTGGACAGCAAGTCCCATCGATCATTCATCTTTTGTCCCCGTTTCCAgcattggggttacaggcattcaTGGCCACACTGACCTGTGGATCTAAAATTGTGTCTCCATGCCTACTTAACAAAAGCGTTCTTACttattgaaccatctccccagacctatatattaaaatttgatgTTGGAAGGCCTGTGCAGTCAAGTCATTCATCCTTCACATGGTTAAGGAGAGAAGCAattcccacaagttatcctctgacctcaatGTGCACTCTGTGGCATGTACATGCTTGTGTACTCTGCACCctcttaaatgtaatttaaaaaaattaatgtaggtttgtattttttatattttaggagGTATACTAATAGGCTTCCTTAAAACTTCACAACTGCTTTAAACCCATATAGTCAATCAAGAGGAACTTCCCAAGTGcatatagagaaataaaaactttctcaTCTCAACTTTTCTTCAGTATGTCAAGGAAATCACAAAAGATGCTCTCCAAATGTGGCCGCTGGATAGTATATAGCCTACAGTAATATAGCTACTAAACAAAAAATACACTAATTTATTGTTCCAGCTTTGAACTTAAAATGCAGTTAGTTATCCACTAATAAATTATAGCCCTATCTGTTTTTACAGTTTCTCTCACATCAGACACACTAGAATACACACCGCGTGTGCTATATTGTATTGCAGACATATAGATCACTCCAAAATCTGAGAGTAATGCTACAATTGACTTTCATGTCATgtattagaatataaaatatctttgttaTTTATACTTATAAAGAGTTCCTCCCCCATATTCTAGAGCAAATAAGTAAATACCAAAGCTTACTATGTACTGCACGATACCACACTGCACAAATTTACTACATATTAGAAGGGGCTTATTTGCTCACTGATAACTATATCTCATTCTATAAAGGGTAAGAACTGAAGCAAGCATTTGtaccagaggttctcaacctgtgggtttcgACCACTTGGGTCGAATTGAACAACCCTATTACAGGCGTCATGTATTAGCTATTCTACACATTAGACATTTATaccacaattcataacagtagtaaaattagttatgaagtagcaatgaaaagaattttatggttggggtcaccacaacatgaggaactatattaaaaggtcgcagcatttggaaggctgagaaccactgatttagacaAAAGTCTAAATTTTTTtggttctcagaaaaaaaaaactcagtaaaaGTCACCTTACCCCCAAGCAAAGCctccttatacagcccaggctgaccttgaattcatgatcttttaaaaacttcttcaaatttaatttttgggATGGATGCTTGAACACAAACATTCCTAAATTAATTGAATACTATCATTCTATGTTTTTTTATCACAATAAAAtattaggcaaaaaaaaaaaaagatgttaccTGACAAGACTGATGTAACTGGCGTAAAATTTTCTGAAGCTTTCCATATTCTTCTCGTTCTAAATATAATTTTCCAAGCTGTTAAAAATTATGAAGAGCAAACGCTTTTAGCGGGAGGTATGTATACTTAGGACACTTTACTCAAGGACCCGCCCACTCTTCAAAGGAGAACAAATGCAAATGTTACCTTTGTGTTTGTCTTAAACCACAGTCTATCATTCTTAGCATCTTTCAAAGCTTCCAGTGTTGTTTCATAAAATTCCTGCAGTAAATCCATCTGACATAAAAAATCAGAATTCTATAATTGTAAACAGCAAATTTGTACCTGTTAATAAAGTTAATTTGAACAAACTAAAAGTGCATCTTTGAACTTAACACACTAAGATATTTGTTTCTTACCACATGTCTTCTATAGTCCAAAATAAGACAGACCATGCTTATAACTGCTAAGatgcttttgcttgttttataaacccaagaaatgtattttctcatGTAACTACATGACCATAAGTGCTAATGCTATAATAGTCAGGTTTGTCCTTCCCAACCTAATCACACACTTTATACCAACAGAATGATATGCTATACTTTTActaatatacatacattttatttgcTCAGACTTTATAATCTTCTAGAGGAAACaccaagcagacagacagacagacagacagagagagagagagagagagagagaatataaacatACACAGCAGCACTCCTACCAAaatggttttgttcttttgttttgagataaggtcttgctcTATAGACCCAAGCTTGTGGTGAGTTTACCTtaacttcctcagtgctgggattacagctgtgagccaccacatctcaTGTATGTCTTAGAATAGTCCTATCTTTTCTCTCAAATTGTGaattagagccgggcgatggtggcgcacgcctttaatcccagcactcgggaggcagaggcaggcggatctctctgagttcaagaccagcctggtctacactgctagttctaggacaggctccaaagccacagagaaaccctgtctcgaaaaacaaaacaaaacaaaaaaaattgtgaatTAGACAATTTAAATGAGGGCTGTATAGCTCTCAAGTCACAGGGTAACCTTGGAGCTGATGGAGGAAAATGTCTAGTGTAATTTTAGGTGGTGGTTTAATCACTACCAATTCACTAATTcgtgtgactgtgtgtgacagAAAGCATTATTTTCAACCGTCTTAAGCTCCTCTGCTAAGTCTCTTCTATTCACACCTTTGTTCCTAGTATCTGGATCCCTAAATCTCTATGTACCCGAGAGGAAAGAGAACCAGGAGAGCAGGGGAGCCTGCCACTCTCAGGAAAGTGCCTATTTACTCAGGATTACTGATGGTATAGAATAAGTTAGGATGCTACCCACACAATATTGACTTGGCCTTTCAAAAGGCAAAAAGCTTGCAGATAACAGCAGACAGAGAATACAAccttcaagttttaaaatattcaatctaTCCCTCTAACATTTGGcataatatttataaacatagtACCACAAAATTAATGATACCTTTTTGTAAGCACCAAAAAAACATTCTcccatttaatttagttttatttatttagatacaATTgtcttatgtagttcaggctagccttaaactcacctTGCTCACCatcaaggatggctttgaatgcTTTCTTATTCCTACTGCCCCCACCTGTCAAGtcctggaatcacaggcatgtgccaccaggcagGCTGGCCACATGTAACTTACTCTAGAATATCATCCTAAGTGACAAGGCTGCTACTTATTTTCAGAACACATGTGGAAAATACAAAAAATGGCAATAAGCTAtgtcaagaaagagaaataacatctggttaaaaagtgtgtgtgtgtatgtttggggcGAGTAAAGAGGCTGATTCTAAGAACACTGGTCAGGAGCAGAAAAAGAGATACTAAATGATATAGAGAATATCTTGTGTTCAAATACCAGAGggtaagaaagctttaaaaaaaaaaaatcaagtaaagccgggcggtggtggcgcacgccttgaatcccagcactcgggaggcagaggcaaaggatctctgtgagttcgaggccagcctggtctacaagagctagttccaggacaggaaccaaaaactacggagaaaccctgtcttgaaaatcaaaaaaaaaaaaaaaaaatcaagtaaaaacaatcacaaaaagGAATGAAATACATAAAACCATCACTGCCTTTGTCAATCACCACATTCTAGAAGACCATTCAATCCCCTTGCCCACCTCCCTCTATCAGCTGTCACCATGCATCCTTGATTATGGAGCGCCTATTGAGACTGTCACAGGACAAGTTCTTCTCAAGGAACTTAATCTAATCAAATATCCTAACTCGACTGATGTTCAGTATTTTACGCTCCCAATGGCTGAAGTGAAGACTAGTGGTGCAGCTTCAATGGTGAAAAAACTTGCTTAGCATGTTCAGTGCCTAAGTTCAGATGCAGATACAAATTCATCAAAAACAGAGCTAAAATAGGCCAATGGAATATGAATTGAATACAGGTCTGCCCAAGTTATTTATAGGTAACATTTAAGGATCTAAAGATACTATAAAGAGATTAGCCTGGATTGATTACCTTTAAATGTTAAATAGtatcagaatgaagaaaaaagcaTTTTTGAAACACACTAGTAATTATTAACTAGaccctttcttttctaaaaagcaAAGTTGTggcagccatggtggcacatgcctgtctatcagcacttgggagacaaagcaGGGAGGTCTAGAAGCCTAGGGCCAGCCTTGACCTCTCAGCTAGTTAAgaggccagcttgaactacatGACAGGgtctccaaaagaaaagcaaccatCACAGCGGCAGCATCTCCAATCCACAGAACCCGACTTTAAATAACACACTGACAGCTCAAAAGGAAAACCCGAGTCTAACCTGTTTAGAAGTGGAGATATAATCAAGGATAGAATTAATGGACTTTTCAGAATAGTTCCTGGTGACTGCACTCCGAATATAGGTCAAGAGTTGCTTATATCTGTTCATCATTTCTGGAAAGTTTGTCtgtgaggaaagaaaaatgcatggTTGAAGACAGATCTAGCACAAACCACTGCCCACTGAACTGGACTTTGCACAATTCACGATATGCTCTTGTAAAGGAAGAAGAGCATTACAAACATGTTACCTTACATATAAGATGACACAAACCAATGTCGAATTCAGACTACTAAACAAATGACACTTGCATATTTTCCAAGTTTCAAATATTACTCttcaatacacacacatttgattAGGAAACTATTAAGATACCTACTAAACAAAAGAAGCAGATTTAACTTTCAAATGTTGTGTGCCACGGaccggctcaggggagccactcaagaccatgggagaagcagggtcttggtaacaggaaggcacaagttcggcgaatgacagacagacacaacacacaagagagtggttggaatctgctgcgattttactgaattcatgtttttattatatagtattcaaacaaagaacaaatcagaaggtcatgtgtcattggttggcacagtatgaaagcttcttttagtcacatcagcgatatttaagaaaagtacattattgctgggaggtggtggcgcacgcctttaatcccagcacttgggagacagaggcaggcagatctctgtgagttcgagaccagcctgatctacaagagctagttccaggacaggctccaaaaccacagagaaaccctgtctcgaaaaaccaaaaaaaaaaaaaaaaaagtacattatcaggaacaggtgttagacataaagcatccttagaagaggaaatcttgtccttgggactgtaaacctcagacaagtggtttcatcaTATGAATaaaaagtttctgtctcattatcgctatcatggcccttcctcttcctaaccctttatttcatcttcatctagtgaccaaatatacttaatcagttctctgcacctgttgaactatactttttaataccttcttatgcagcagacatcatgggggttgggatctagcaagcctatccataaagttcaaagtaaaatataacagtctttgtccatcaacattaacccatgtattcccttgctcatcatacaccccgtgtatgacaaaggttctgctgtagtcttatacattcccatactgtgcttccttatcccagagctgttccttgtcttgtatatatatatatagaatatcaTCATTATAAAAGAGATTATGCAAAGCTCATTTTCCACATAGCCAGCTACTCGAGAAACCCGCTTATGCCTCAGTGGTGGCTAATACCGGACTGCCTGCCactgacctccaggaagcctagacCCATAGGACACGTAGCTCCCGTccggcataatgacatatgtcatgtcacagaGACGACACTGGAGTTGGGTGTGGCATTGTGGTTAATAACTATGCAGATATCAACTATTTCTCCCCATTACatgtttcatttctctcttgaACTGGTTGGCTTTCCATAAGTCTCAGGACTCATCTCATGTAAGAATATTAttgcaggggctggggaggaactgggaggagctgagagagggggaactgtactcagaatatattgtatatttcaattaaaagaacGAAATTATCTCACACAGGGCCCTACTCCATAAGACACAGTTAATGTTGCCACTGCAACATTATATTGTATGGCTGTTTATAAGCTGCGTTGGGTTATTCCAGGAAATGGAAGATCTGGAGAAACAAAGGGATAATAGTGAAATGTCCAGCACGTAGATATTACAGGAGTGTACCAAAGCAAATCAATGCTGGAGTCTAACTGTACAATCCCGTCTAGTCCCTACACTCTTTCACTGCTACTAACCTCTTTCCTTGAGTTGTTTCTTTCAGAGAAATGGTGCATTAGCaggtataaatattttcttctggttATTGGGGtaaggaataaaggaaagataGTTAGCTACAGGTATCTTTTTCTGACTATGGAAGTTTCATGAGGACATAACTAACATGGACTATCCTATAAGCAACCTAATAAACATAAAGTTACAGAATGtatcttttagaaagaaaaggatggTGAAATAAGATTGTCTCAACTTTGGCATACATTTTAGTACGAAAACAGGATTTCAGATAAAGGTACTTCTGAACTGCTCTTGCTCTACTTTAAGGTCAGTGCTGCAATTTGAATGTGAAGTGTCCCTGTAGGCTTGTGCTTGAATACTTGGCTGGCAAACTGATAAGACTGTGGGAGTTTAGGAAAAGGATTCAAGTTCTTTGAGTGACAGCCTTAAGGTAATAACCCAGCCCTACTTCTTGCTCACGCTTCTTTTCCTGGGTGCACAGGTACATGACCAGCAGGTGgtgcctgccaccatgccatTCCTGCCTGCTGTCATACCTTCCTCGCTATGACAGACTGGatccctctgaactgtaagccacacacacaaaaagtcctttctttcttaagatgCTTTTATAAAGGGAATATTGAAGCAAtgagaaaataactaaaataatcatTCCCCTCTCCCCAATTATTTGTGAGGGTGTATAAAATAGAATTTGCAACCATGGCAtggatgtggaagccagaggagagctTGTGGGAGATGGTTCTATCTTTCTACCACATAGGTCCCAGGGATTAAAACTCAGGCGGTCAGACTTTGTGACAAGAAC includes:
- the Cops2 gene encoding COP9 signalosome complex subunit 2 isoform X1, which gives rise to MSDMEDDFMCDDEEDYDLEYSEDSNSEPNVDLENQYYNSKALKEDDPKAALSSFQKVLELEGEKGEWGFKALKQMIKINFKLTNFPEMMNRYKQLLTYIRSAVTRNYSEKSINSILDYISTSKQNSDFLCQMDLLQEFYETTLEALKDAKNDRLWFKTNTKLGKLYLEREEYGKLQKILRQLHQSCQTDDGEDDLKKGTQLLEIYALEIQMYTAQKNNKKLKALYEQSLHIKSAIPHPLIMGVIRECGGKMHLREGEFEKAHTDFFEAFKNYDESGSPRRTTCLKYLVLANMLMKSGINPFDSQEAKPYKNDPEILAMTNLVSAYQNNDITEFEKILKTNHSNIMDDPFIREHIEELLRNIRTQVLIKLIKPYTRIHIPFISKELNIDVADVESLLVQCILDNTIHGRIDQVNQLLELDHQKRGGARYTALDKWTNQLNSLNQAVVSKLA
- the Cops2 gene encoding COP9 signalosome complex subunit 2 isoform X2, which codes for MSDMEDDFMCDDEEDYDLEYSEDSNSEPNVDLENQYYNSKALKEDDPKAALSSFQKVLELEGEKGEWGFKALKQMIKINFKLTNFPEMMNRYKQLLTYIRSAVTRNYSEKSINSILDYISTSKQMDLLQEFYETTLEALKDAKNDRLWFKTNTKLGKLYLEREEYGKLQKILRQLHQSCQTDDGEDDLKKGTQLLEIYALEIQMYTAQKNNKKLKALYEQSLHIKSAIPHPLIMGVIRECGGKMHLREGEFEKAHTDFFEAFKNYDESGSPRRTTCLKYLVLANMLMKSGINPFDSQEAKPYKNDPEILAMTNLVSAYQNNDITEFEKILKTNHSNIMDDPFIREHIEELLRNIRTQVLIKLIKPYTRIHIPFISKELNIDVADVESLLVQCILDNTIHGRIDQVNQLLELDHQKRGGARYTALDKWTNQLNSLNQAVVSKLA